One window of the Notolabrus celidotus isolate fNotCel1 chromosome 23, fNotCel1.pri, whole genome shotgun sequence genome contains the following:
- the ppp1r14bb gene encoding protein phosphatase 1, regulatory (inhibitor) subunit 14Bb, whose amino-acid sequence MAAVTSPETSPQPRVYFQTPAGTTEEPETPVRKQGRVTVKYDRKELRKRLNLEEWIIDQLTDLYDCEEEAIPELEIDVDELLDMPSDVERAARVKDLLVDCFKPTEDFISELLDKIRGMQKLSTPQKK is encoded by the exons ATGGCTGCTGTAACAAGCCCGGAGACGAGCCCTCAACCCCGGGTATATTTCCAGACGCCGGCCGGCACCACAGAGGAACCGGAGACACCCGTTCGGAAGCAGGGACGAGTAACCGTGAAATACGACCGCAAGGAGCTGAGGAAGAGACTGAACCTGGAGGAGTGGATTATCGACCAGCTAACGGACCTCTATGACTGTGAG GAGGAGGCCATCCCGGAGCTGGAGATAGATGTGGATGAGCTGCTGGATATGCCCAGTGACGTTGAGCGGGCCGCCAGGGTCAAG gacCTTCTGGTTGACTGTTTTAAACCTACTGAG GACTTCATCTCAGAGCTGCTTGACAAGATCCGAGGGATGCAGAAGCTCTCCACGCCTCAGAAGAAATGA